In Bradyrhizobium paxllaeri, the genomic stretch TCACCAAGATTCTCGCCGGCTTCGGCACCGAGACGCTGGCCGGCTATGGCATGGGGTCGCGGCTGGAGTTCTTGCTGATCCCGATCACCTTTGCGTTCGGCGTCGCCTCGGTCCCGATGATCGGCATGGCTGTTGGCGCAGGGCTTGTTGCGCGCGCCCGACGGGTGGCATGGACGGCGGCCGCCGCAGCCGGCCTCACCGTGGGGTTTGTCGGACTGATCGTCGCGATCAAGCCGATGCTGTGGGTGTCGCTGTTCACCAGCGATCCCGGCGTGACCGCGGCCGCCAGTTCCTATTTCGGCTGGGCCGGCCCGGGATTCGGCTTTTTCGGCCTCGGCGTGTGCCTCTATTTCTCCTCGCAAGGCGCGGCAAAAGTCGGCGGGCCGGTACTGGCCGGGACGCTGCGTCTGGTGCTGGTCGCGGTCGGCGGCTGGTGGCTGGCCTCCTCGGGCGCGCCCGCCTGGACGCTGTTTGCGCTGGTCGGCGGCGCAATGGTGCTGTTCGGCCTCACGACCGCGCTCTCGGTTCGTCTCACGCGCTGGGGAAAGTGAGCGCTCCACGGAAAGTTGCGCTCAATCCGACGTTGCACAAATCTGATTTGTTGCTATGCAGGCCTGCTTTTTCGAAGGAATCATTCATGGCTTGCAAGGCACCTTTCATCATCGCGATCTCGGCGGCGTTGCTGACCGCACCATCGGCCTTCGCGCAAGGCGCCGGTGATCCCACGGGCGTCTGGCAGACCCAGGCCGGCGACGCGCGGGTGAAGGTCAGCAAATGCGGTGGCGGCCTCTGCGGTACGATCGTCGGGCTGAAAGAGCCGGTCGATCCGGCCACCGGCAAGCCGCAGGTCGATGACAAGAATCCCAATCCGGCGCTGAAAACGCGGCCGATGATCGGCCTGCCGCTGTTCAGCGGCATGCAGCCTGCCGCGGCCAACAAATGGTCGGGCCAGATCTACAACGCCGACGACGGCGGCACCTATGCGAGCAGCGTTTCGGTTGCGGGTCCGGATACGCTGCGCGTCGAAGGCTGCGTCGGCGCGATCTGCGGCGGCGAGAACTGGACCCGGGTGGGACGATAGCGATTTCGTAGGGTGGGCAAAGCGAAGCGTGCCCACCATTCATAGCAACGGCTTGGACAGATGGTGGGCACGGCACGTCGCGCCTTTGCCCACCCTACGGATTTCTTCGCATCACGCCGCCATCGCCTTCAGCGCGGACGCTGCCGTGGCGTAGCCGCCGCGGGCGCCGTCGATGAAGTGGACGTGATCGCTGCGCATCACCGAGGGCGTGAAGCAGGTCATCATCGCGGCGTCCTGCCGGTGCAGGCCGTAGCGCACGATCCGCTCGGATGCCGCGTTGGCCAGAAGTGCGGCGAGTTCGCGTTCCAGCTCCACCGTGCAGTCGAGGATCATCCGCAGGCCGTCGTCATATTTGCGGAAGTCGGAATTCTCCACCACCTGCTGCACGTAATTCTTCGGCACGAAATTGCCGACCTTGATGCCGAACCGCATCACGACATACGCCCATAGGGTCACCGCCAGCACCACCGTGCGCCGCTTCAACAGCGGACCGCCACGCGCGGCGCGCGCTTCATATTCCACGCCGGCCGGCGGCCAGCGCAACGGCGGACCGCCCGCCGGCACCGGCCGCCCGGCATCCGGCGACCGTTCGACCAAGCGGATGATATCCTCGATCACCTTGCGGAAGCAAAGCGGATCGGCGCTCTTGGTGGGCACCACCAGCACGGAAAGAATGAGCCCACGCGTCGATGGAATTTCCTCGAACCGGCACGACAATCCGCTGAGATCAGGCTGCGTGCCCGGCTCTGCCGCCGGCACGGCAAATTCGCCCCGCTTCATCGCGGCATCGGCCCACCCCAAACCCCCGCCGGAAAACATCGCATAGGACAGATTGGCCGACGGGCCGAAGCGGGCGACCTTGATATCGAAACCCTGCGCGCGGATGTCCTTTACCGGCACCAGCGCCACCCGCATCACCAGATCGAGATCCTGTTTGACCCATGCCGCGGTCGCCGCCAGCGCCTCGCGGGCGCGCGCGAGGTCGCTGGGCGCCACCGCAAAGCTCGCGCCGTCGCCGCCGAACACGAACGGAAACTCGCGCCCGTCGAGTGCATTGGTGACGGCGGCAATGACCGCGGCGCCGGCCATGTTGACCGCCTTGTAGCGCTGGTTGGCGATCGCCTTGGTCGATTCCACGATGTCGGCGACGCCGACGGTCCAGTCGTCCGGCAACGGCGCATACATCGCCGGGTCCATCAGGCTGCCGAAGCCGCGAAAGACCGGGATCGCGCCGTAGAAAACATCGGTGCCGTCAGACGTTGTCATGGCGATCCGGGTTGGAGGTCCAACTTTCTAGCAGATACGGCCGATCCTGGAATCGGTTGGCGCGGCAGATCGTCCTACCCCTTGGCGATTCCCCGCAGCACCAGTTGATTGAGCCGGTTGGCAAAGGCGGCCGGGTCTTCCGGCAGTTCGCCATCGAGGATTTGCGCCTGCTCCAGCAGCAGGAACGACAGGTCTTTCGCGGCATCCTTGTCGTCGGCAATCGCCGCGACCAGGGGATGGCGCAGATTGATCTCGAGAATCGGCTTGGTCGTGGGCGCCTTGTTCTGCATCGCCAAGAGCCGCTCGAGCATGCGGTCGTGCGCGCCGCCGCCGGCGACCAGGCATGACGCGCTCGCGGTCAGCCGCTGCGAGGCGCGCACGTCGGAGACGCGCTCGCCGAGCGCATCCTTGATCAGCGCGATCGTCGTGGCCTCGTCCGCGCCTGAAACCTCCTTCTTGTCCTCGGCCTTGTCATCCAGCAGCGGGATCAGGGCGAAATCGATGTCGCCCTGACTCAGGGATTTCAGCGGCTTGCCGCCGAAATCGAGCGGCGCGGAGGTCCAGAACGCATCGACCGGATCGGTCAGCAGCAGCACCTCGATGCCGCGGGCGGTGGCGGACTCCAGTTTCGGATTCGCCTTCAACCGTTCGACGCTGTCGCCGGTGAGGTAATAGATGTCGGTCTGGTTCGGCTTGAGATCCTCGACATATTGCTTCAGCGAACGGTTCTCGCCCTTCGTCGTGGTGAAGCGCGACAGGCCCAGCAACTTCTCGCGGCGCTCAAAGTCCTCCCAGATGCCTTCCTTGATCACGGGGCCGAACGCGTCCCAGATTTTGGCGAACGCCTCGGGCTCCTTCTCGCCGAGATTTTCCAATTCCGAAATCACGCGGCCGGTGACGGCTTTGCGGATCTGCGCGAGCTGCGGATTGTTCTGCAACATCTCTCTGGAGATGTTGAGCGGCAGGTCCTCGCTGTCGATCACGCCGCGGACGAAGCGCAGATAAGCCGGCAGGATATCGGCGTCGTCGGCGATGAAGACGCGGCGGACATAGAGCTTGATCTTGCCCTTGCGCGCCTGGTCGAACAGGTCGAACGGCTTTGTCGACGGCGCGAACAGCATCACCGCATAGGACTGCCGGCCTTCGGCGCGATAATGCAGTGTCATCGCGGGCTCGTCGAAGGCACCTGCGACCTGCTGGTAGGCCTGCTTGTAATCTTCCGGCGAAAGCTCCGACTTCGGCCGCTGCCACAGCGCGCTGGCCGAATTGATCTGGCGCGGCTCGCCCTCCTCCGGCACCAGCAGAATCGGAAACTGGATGTTGTCGGACCAGGCGCGGACGATGCGCTCGATCTCGAAACCCTCGAGATATTTTGACGCGTCCTGTTTCAGGTGCAGGACAATCTCGGTGCCGCGCGTGACGCGCGTTGCATCCTCGTCGCTGGCTTGCGCGATTTCAAATCCGCTGCCGCCACTGGACGACCAGACGAAGACCTGATCGGAACCGGCGCGGCGGCTGGTCACAACGATGCGCTCGGCGACCATGAACGCGGCATAGAAGCCGACGCCGAACTGGCCGATCAGATTGGTGCCGTCCTTGGCTTCCGTCAGGCGGGAGAGAAAGGATTTTGTGCCGGAGCGTGCGATGGTGCCGAGATTGTCGATCAGCTCCTGCCGATCCATGCCGATGCCGCTGTCGATGACGGAAAGTGTATGTGCGTTCTTGTCCGGCCTGATGCGGATTTCGGGCGGCGCGCCGTCGGCGATCAGTTCGGGCGCCGATATCGCCTCATAACGTAGCTTGTCACAGGCGTCCGACGCATTCGAAATCAGCTCGCGCAGGAAGATGTCGGTCTCCGAATAGACCGAGTGCACCATCAGGTTCAGAAGTTCGGCAACCTCGGCCTGGAACGGCTGGGATTCGGGGGCGGTGGTGGTCGTCATTCGGGGCTCGCTGGGAACAAGGCCAAAGGAAAGCCCTGATATAGCGATACCATCTGCGGTGGCAAGATTTGCGACGACGCGCCGAAAAGCCTACCCTGCCCCCTCACCGCTCGACAAAAGCGCGCTCGAACTGATCCAGGATCGGCTTGAACAGGTAGCTCAGCATGGTCCTGCTGCCGGTCTGCATGAAGACTTCCGCCGGCATGCCCGAGACGAGCTGCAGCCCGGCGAGCCGGCGGCGCTCCTCTTCCGAGAGCATGATCCGGACCGTGAAATAGGACGTACCGGTCTGCTGGTCGCGGGTGGTGTCGGGCGAGACATACGACACCTGACCGATCAATTGCGGCGTCACCCGCTGGTTGAAGGCCGAGAAGCGGACAAAGGCCTGCTGACCCTT encodes the following:
- a CDS encoding DUF2147 domain-containing protein, giving the protein MACKAPFIIAISAALLTAPSAFAQGAGDPTGVWQTQAGDARVKVSKCGGGLCGTIVGLKEPVDPATGKPQVDDKNPNPALKTRPMIGLPLFSGMQPAAANKWSGQIYNADDGGTYASSVSVAGPDTLRVEGCVGAICGGENWTRVGR
- a CDS encoding DUF3095 domain-containing protein — protein: MTTSDGTDVFYGAIPVFRGFGSLMDPAMYAPLPDDWTVGVADIVESTKAIANQRYKAVNMAGAAVIAAVTNALDGREFPFVFGGDGASFAVAPSDLARAREALAATAAWVKQDLDLVMRVALVPVKDIRAQGFDIKVARFGPSANLSYAMFSGGGLGWADAAMKRGEFAVPAAEPGTQPDLSGLSCRFEEIPSTRGLILSVLVVPTKSADPLCFRKVIEDIIRLVERSPDAGRPVPAGGPPLRWPPAGVEYEARAARGGPLLKRRTVVLAVTLWAYVVMRFGIKVGNFVPKNYVQQVVENSDFRKYDDGLRMILDCTVELERELAALLANAASERIVRYGLHRQDAAMMTCFTPSVMRSDHVHFIDGARGGYATAASALKAMAA
- the htpG gene encoding molecular chaperone HtpG, with amino-acid sequence MTTTTAPESQPFQAEVAELLNLMVHSVYSETDIFLRELISNASDACDKLRYEAISAPELIADGAPPEIRIRPDKNAHTLSVIDSGIGMDRQELIDNLGTIARSGTKSFLSRLTEAKDGTNLIGQFGVGFYAAFMVAERIVVTSRRAGSDQVFVWSSSGGSGFEIAQASDEDATRVTRGTEIVLHLKQDASKYLEGFEIERIVRAWSDNIQFPILLVPEEGEPRQINSASALWQRPKSELSPEDYKQAYQQVAGAFDEPAMTLHYRAEGRQSYAVMLFAPSTKPFDLFDQARKGKIKLYVRRVFIADDADILPAYLRFVRGVIDSEDLPLNISREMLQNNPQLAQIRKAVTGRVISELENLGEKEPEAFAKIWDAFGPVIKEGIWEDFERREKLLGLSRFTTTKGENRSLKQYVEDLKPNQTDIYYLTGDSVERLKANPKLESATARGIEVLLLTDPVDAFWTSAPLDFGGKPLKSLSQGDIDFALIPLLDDKAEDKKEVSGADEATTIALIKDALGERVSDVRASQRLTASASCLVAGGGAHDRMLERLLAMQNKAPTTKPILEINLRHPLVAAIADDKDAAKDLSFLLLEQAQILDGELPEDPAAFANRLNQLVLRGIAKG